The Arctopsyche grandis isolate Sample6627 chromosome 7, ASM5162203v2, whole genome shotgun sequence genome includes a window with the following:
- the LOC143914166 gene encoding serine/threonine-protein kinase unc-51-like isoform X2 yields the protein MEVVGEYEYNSKDLIGHGAFAVVFKGRLRKNPSVIVAIKSITKKSLAKSQNLLGKEIKILKELTELHHENVVALLDCKESPLNVYLVMEYCNGGDLADYLGAMGTLSEDTIRLFVRQLGGAMRALHDMGVVHRDLKPQNILLSHAPGRHHPQPSEIRLKIADFGFARFLQDGVMAATLCGSPMYMAPEVIMSIQYDAKADLWSLGTIIFQCLTGKAPFQAHTPQALKMFYEKNANLSPKIPPGTSVELTDLLLGLLRRNARDRMPYDVFFNHAFLQRPQSPPTSVELPQLSPPVPHPIPREIPVAAAPVTPKTAPFPSPRTPPLAVTPDCGSSSPEDDFVLVPSNLPSDLAAELTPASPRHIAPQPMMPINDHPGESPGRPSSLHISEPIPVPSQRLHSKMHQNGNIMPGPTIPRSQPITMKRSEQHRSTQPDISSLSPPSVQFAMGTSPSGRRRSASSSSPPTTWQVSPTNASPLRRSGTSPPVVLAAICSAADNNNPPHRATTLPNISDSFQALFPHPLNFIAPDLPQETLLDREHNETLAKLNFVLALSECVLELAAKQGAPLAALMDSSSPTNGEVETGTCGDTGSGERLVLLLRALHLLGAGLQLAAQHIRTRTLHPSSTVKSVLSVMNTKYRSTLAESKRLNNLGLKKACPAVADRILYNHAIKMCQSAALSELFGNPEECFQRYQTAQILLHSLAQHVTHQNDRMLLTKYKDAVEKRLFLLQQKGYIYTTDPT from the exons AATCCGTCCGTGATCGTAGCCATAAAGAGCATAACCAAGAAGTCCTTGGCCAAATCGCAGAACTTACTGGGCAAGGAAATAAAAATCCTGAAGGAGCTGACCGAGCTGCACCACGAAAATGTCGTCGCGCTGCTCGACTGCAAAGAGAGCCCGCTCAACGTGTACCTGGTTATGGAA TATTGCAATGGTGGAGATTTGGCGGACTATCTTGGAGCGATGGGTACCTTAAGTGAAGACACCATCAGGTTGTTCGTCAGGCAATTAGGTGGGGCTATGCGTGCGCTCCATGATATGGGTGTGGTGCATCGTGACTTAAAACCGCAAAATATTCTTCTGTCGCACGCTCCCGGGAGACACCACCCTCAGCCGAGCGAAATCAGGCTCAAAATAG CTGATTTTGGTTTTGCCAGATTTTTACAAGACGGGGTCATGGCAGCTACTCTATGCGGATCGCCTATGTATATG GCTCCTGAGGTTATAATGTCCATTCAATACGACGCTAAAGCAGATTTGTGGAGTTTGGGCACTATTATTTTCCAGTGCCTTACTGGCAAGGCGCCTTTCCAAGCTCACACTCCACAAGCTTTGAAGATGTTCTATGagaaaaatgctaatttatCTCCAAA AATACCTCCAGGTACAAGTGTAGAGCTGACAGATCTCCTTCTTGGTCTTCTTCGTCGTAATGCAAGAGATAGAATGCCATATGATGTATTTTTCAATCATGCTTTTTTACAAAGACCTCAATCTCCTCCAACCAGtg TCGAACTACCTCAACTCAGTCCGCCTGTGCCACATCCAATACCTAGGGAAATTCCAGTTGCAGCAGCCCCTGTGACCCCTAAAACAGCTCCATTCCCTTCGCCTAGAACTCCACCTCTAG CTGTAACGCCAGACTGTGGCTCGTCCAGTCCTGAGGATGATTTTGTTCTTGTACCTTCTAACTTACCGTCTGATCTGGCAGCGGAACTGACCCCTGCGTCTCCTCGTCACATTGCTCCGCAACCTATGATGCCGATCAACGATCACCCGGGTGAATCGCCGGGCAGGCCGTCATCACTTCATATATCTGAGCCCATACCAGTGCCATCGCAGAGACTGCATTCTAAa ATGCATCAAAATGGAAATATCATGCCTGGTCCCACCATTCCTCGATCTCAACCTATTACAATGAAAAGATCTGAACAGCATCGCTCAACGCAACCTGATATTAGTTCTTTATCTCCACCTTCT gttCAATTTGCAATGGGGACTTCACCATCAGGTCGAAGACGCAGTGCCTCTAGCAGTTCACCTCCTACCACATGGCAAGTTTCTCCGACCAATGCGAGTCCTCTCCGTCGTTCAG gaACTTCACCTCCCGTAGTTTTGGCCGctatctgcagtgctgctgataACAACAACCCTCCACATAGAGCTACAACATTGCCGAATATTTCGGACTCGTTCCAAGCTCTGTTCCCACATCCACTTAATTTCATCGCTCCTGATCTGCCTCAAGAAAccttattagat CGGGAGCACAATGAAACTCTAGCCAAATTGAACTTTGTATTGGCTTTGAGTGAATGCGTTTTAGAACTTGCTGCCAAACAAGGAGCTCCTCTGGCTGCTTTGATGGACAGCTCTTCACCTACAA ACGGAGAAGTTGAAACGGGAACATGTGGAGATACTGGTAGTGGTGAACGTCTCGTTTTGCTGTTACGAGCTTTGCATTTGCTCGGTGCTGGATTACAACTTGCAGCGCAGCATATTCGCACTCGTACATTACATCCATCGAGTACTGTGAAAAGTG ttttatctGTGATGAATACAAAATACCGATCTACTCTGGCAGAATCTAAGCGACTCAATAATCTTGGATTAAAAAAGGCTTGCCCAGCAGTGGCCGACAGAATTTTATACAATCATGCTATAAAGATG TGTCAATCTGCTGCGCTGTCTGAACTTTTTGGTAATCCTGAGGAATGTTTTCAACGTTATCAAACGGCACAAATTTTACT
- the LOC143914166 gene encoding serine/threonine-protein kinase unc-51-like isoform X1: MEVVGEYEYNSKDLIGHGAFAVVFKGRLRKNPSVIVAIKSITKKSLAKSQNLLGKEIKILKELTELHHENVVALLDCKESPLNVYLVMEYCNGGDLADYLGAMGTLSEDTIRLFVRQLGGAMRALHDMGVVHRDLKPQNILLSHAPGRHHPQPSEIRLKIADFGFARFLQDGVMAATLCGSPMYMAPEVIMSIQYDAKADLWSLGTIIFQCLTGKAPFQAHTPQALKMFYEKNANLSPKIPPGTSVELTDLLLGLLRRNARDRMPYDVFFNHAFLQRPQSPPTSVELPQLSPPVPHPIPREIPVAAAPVTPKTAPFPSPRTPPLENNAFYVFVAAVTPDCGSSSPEDDFVLVPSNLPSDLAAELTPASPRHIAPQPMMPINDHPGESPGRPSSLHISEPIPVPSQRLHSKMHQNGNIMPGPTIPRSQPITMKRSEQHRSTQPDISSLSPPSVQFAMGTSPSGRRRSASSSSPPTTWQVSPTNASPLRRSGTSPPVVLAAICSAADNNNPPHRATTLPNISDSFQALFPHPLNFIAPDLPQETLLDREHNETLAKLNFVLALSECVLELAAKQGAPLAALMDSSSPTNGEVETGTCGDTGSGERLVLLLRALHLLGAGLQLAAQHIRTRTLHPSSTVKSVLSVMNTKYRSTLAESKRLNNLGLKKACPAVADRILYNHAIKMCQSAALSELFGNPEECFQRYQTAQILLHSLAQHVTHQNDRMLLTKYKDAVEKRLFLLQQKGYIYTTDPT, from the exons AATCCGTCCGTGATCGTAGCCATAAAGAGCATAACCAAGAAGTCCTTGGCCAAATCGCAGAACTTACTGGGCAAGGAAATAAAAATCCTGAAGGAGCTGACCGAGCTGCACCACGAAAATGTCGTCGCGCTGCTCGACTGCAAAGAGAGCCCGCTCAACGTGTACCTGGTTATGGAA TATTGCAATGGTGGAGATTTGGCGGACTATCTTGGAGCGATGGGTACCTTAAGTGAAGACACCATCAGGTTGTTCGTCAGGCAATTAGGTGGGGCTATGCGTGCGCTCCATGATATGGGTGTGGTGCATCGTGACTTAAAACCGCAAAATATTCTTCTGTCGCACGCTCCCGGGAGACACCACCCTCAGCCGAGCGAAATCAGGCTCAAAATAG CTGATTTTGGTTTTGCCAGATTTTTACAAGACGGGGTCATGGCAGCTACTCTATGCGGATCGCCTATGTATATG GCTCCTGAGGTTATAATGTCCATTCAATACGACGCTAAAGCAGATTTGTGGAGTTTGGGCACTATTATTTTCCAGTGCCTTACTGGCAAGGCGCCTTTCCAAGCTCACACTCCACAAGCTTTGAAGATGTTCTATGagaaaaatgctaatttatCTCCAAA AATACCTCCAGGTACAAGTGTAGAGCTGACAGATCTCCTTCTTGGTCTTCTTCGTCGTAATGCAAGAGATAGAATGCCATATGATGTATTTTTCAATCATGCTTTTTTACAAAGACCTCAATCTCCTCCAACCAGtg TCGAACTACCTCAACTCAGTCCGCCTGTGCCACATCCAATACCTAGGGAAATTCCAGTTGCAGCAGCCCCTGTGACCCCTAAAACAGCTCCATTCCCTTCGCCTAGAACTCCACCTCTAG AAAATAATGCGTTTTACGTATTCGTTGCAGCTGTAACGCCAGACTGTGGCTCGTCCAGTCCTGAGGATGATTTTGTTCTTGTACCTTCTAACTTACCGTCTGATCTGGCAGCGGAACTGACCCCTGCGTCTCCTCGTCACATTGCTCCGCAACCTATGATGCCGATCAACGATCACCCGGGTGAATCGCCGGGCAGGCCGTCATCACTTCATATATCTGAGCCCATACCAGTGCCATCGCAGAGACTGCATTCTAAa ATGCATCAAAATGGAAATATCATGCCTGGTCCCACCATTCCTCGATCTCAACCTATTACAATGAAAAGATCTGAACAGCATCGCTCAACGCAACCTGATATTAGTTCTTTATCTCCACCTTCT gttCAATTTGCAATGGGGACTTCACCATCAGGTCGAAGACGCAGTGCCTCTAGCAGTTCACCTCCTACCACATGGCAAGTTTCTCCGACCAATGCGAGTCCTCTCCGTCGTTCAG gaACTTCACCTCCCGTAGTTTTGGCCGctatctgcagtgctgctgataACAACAACCCTCCACATAGAGCTACAACATTGCCGAATATTTCGGACTCGTTCCAAGCTCTGTTCCCACATCCACTTAATTTCATCGCTCCTGATCTGCCTCAAGAAAccttattagat CGGGAGCACAATGAAACTCTAGCCAAATTGAACTTTGTATTGGCTTTGAGTGAATGCGTTTTAGAACTTGCTGCCAAACAAGGAGCTCCTCTGGCTGCTTTGATGGACAGCTCTTCACCTACAA ACGGAGAAGTTGAAACGGGAACATGTGGAGATACTGGTAGTGGTGAACGTCTCGTTTTGCTGTTACGAGCTTTGCATTTGCTCGGTGCTGGATTACAACTTGCAGCGCAGCATATTCGCACTCGTACATTACATCCATCGAGTACTGTGAAAAGTG ttttatctGTGATGAATACAAAATACCGATCTACTCTGGCAGAATCTAAGCGACTCAATAATCTTGGATTAAAAAAGGCTTGCCCAGCAGTGGCCGACAGAATTTTATACAATCATGCTATAAAGATG TGTCAATCTGCTGCGCTGTCTGAACTTTTTGGTAATCCTGAGGAATGTTTTCAACGTTATCAAACGGCACAAATTTTACT
- the LOC143914920 gene encoding uncharacterized protein LOC143914920 isoform X2 gives MAKAYLTLIFVITLLIELNHAIDLWNISELKNEGFIPSKENRLEKRDAEQVGSFDEGSGDEDDKVIPILKNITEKNLNGTDLRELSEDMLDEKENLENLNTLVLDNNAIEAIDTEVFINFLNLKHLSMKDNKLSSLDTETFTDLAKLTELNLDKNPLELPENSHFLTIISLRNLTMSECKLTSIPENTFDGMTGLELLDIGRNPISETTPITKGLFEPLSNLSTLILPSSASDDLMKEVCKSHALLQKICVDMCDSSKDHSCSEQSPPNTEEPSNPLLKTTIAEEGIAGIKKISDEVHETLVKVAVSGVEAMRKVSDEATNTGDVIKETVAKAIDKLPGLVRQMPGMSEKAPEPPVLVTETPNKLPGLVRQMPEMSEKAPEPPVLVTETPNKLPGLVRQMPEMSEKAPEPPVLVTETPNKLPGLVRQMPEMSEKAPEPPVLVTETPNKLPEATPDISDKEPDILTTSVFKAKPNDQGDSQTGGDILASSKSGVTSQGINGPAIGIIVGIIILAVVGIVLKKNWSKIKGKWDSNSTPQARQNADIPRVRQPEEVPLKTNNDQNNPV, from the exons ATGGCCAAGGCTTATTTGACTTTGATTTTTGTTATAACTTTATTAAT AGAATTGAACCACGCAATAGACTTATGGAATATAAGTGAACTAAAAAATGAAGGATTTATTCCATCAAAAGAAAATCGACTTGAAAAAAGAGATGCAGAACAGGTGGGTTCGTTCGATGAAGGCAGTGGAGATGAAGATGATAAAGTAAttccaattttaaaaaacataacagaaaaaaatttaaatggaacAGACCTGAGAGAACTATCGGAGGATATGTTGGATGAGAAAGAgaatttggaaaatttaaatactCTAGTATTAGACAATAATGCAATAGAAGCCATTGACACagag gtttttataaattttttaaacttgaaacACTTGAGTATGAAAGATAACAAATTGTCATCGTTGGATACTGAGACGTTTACAGACTTAGCAAAATTGACAGAGTTAAATTTGGATAAAAATCCACTGGAATTACCAGAAAATTCACACTTTTTGACAATAATTTCTCTGAGGAATCTCACAATGTCCGAATGTAAACTGACATCGATTCCAGAAAATACCTTCGATGGGATGACGGGACTGGAATTATTGGACATAGGCAGAAATCCGATTAGTGAAACCACG cCCATTACTAAAGGATTATTTGAACCACTGAGTAATTTAAGCACGTTGATATTGCCTTCTAGTGCATCAGACGACTTAATGAAGGAAGTATGCAAAAGTCACGCATTGTTACAGAAGATATGTGTGGATATGTGTGATTCCAGCAAAGATCACTCTTGCAGTGAGCAAAGTCCACCGAATACTG AAGAACCTTCAAATCCATTATTGAAAACTACTATTGCGGAAGAGGGAATAgcaggaataaaaaaaatatcagatgAAGTACATGAAACACTAGTTAAGGTAGCAGTTAGCGGAGTTGAGGCAATGCGAAAAGTATCTGATGAAGCTACAAATACAGGAGATGTAATAAAAGAAACAGTAGCTAAGGCAATAGATAAACTGCCAGGATTAGTTAGACAAATGCCAGGGATGTCCGAAAAAGCACCTGAACCTCCGGTATTAGTAACTGAAACACCCAATAAACTGCCAGGATTAGTTAGACAAATGCCAGAGATGTCCGAAAAAGCACCTGAACCTCCGGTATTAGTAACTGAAACACCCAATAAACTGCCAGGATTAGTTAGACAAATGCCAGAGATGTCCGAAAAAGCACCTGAACCTCCGGTATTAGTAACTGAAACACCCAATAAACTGCCAGGATTAGTTAGACAAATGCCAGAGATGTCCGAAAAAGCACCCGAACCTCCGGTATTAGTAACTGAAACACCCAATAAACTGCCGGAAGCAACACCAGATATAAGTGATAAAGAGCCCGACATATTAACGACATCAGTATTTAAAGCTAAACCTAATGACCAAGGAGATAGCCAAACAGGAGGAGATATACTTGCCTCGTCTAAGTCCGGAGTGACGAGTCAAGGTATTAACGGACCAGCAATTGGCATTATAGTAGGAATAATCATTTTAGCGGTCGTTGGAATCGTTCTCAAAAAGAACTGGAGCAAAATAAAAGGCAAATGGGATTCCAATTCTACACCACAGGCTAGACAGAATGCAGATATCCCAAGAGTGAGGCAGCCGGAAGAAGTGCCACTCAAAACAAACAACGACCAAAACAATCCAGTTTAA
- the LOC143914920 gene encoding uncharacterized protein LOC143914920 isoform X1 has protein sequence MAKAYLTLIFVITLLIELNHAIDLWNISELKNEGFIPSKENRLEKRDAEQVGSFDEGSGDEDDKVIPILKNITEKNLNGTDLRELSEDMLDEKENLENLNTLVLDNNAIEAIDTEVFINFLNLKHLSMKDNKLSSLDTETFTDLAKLTELNLDKNPLELPENSHFLTIISLRNLTMSECKLTSIPENTFDGMTGLELLDIGRNPISETTPITKGLFEPLSNLSTLILPSSASDDLMKEVCKSHALLQKICVDMCDSSKDHSCSEQSPPNTDFYFTEEPSNPLLKTTIAEEGIAGIKKISDEVHETLVKVAVSGVEAMRKVSDEATNTGDVIKETVAKAIDKLPGLVRQMPGMSEKAPEPPVLVTETPNKLPGLVRQMPEMSEKAPEPPVLVTETPNKLPGLVRQMPEMSEKAPEPPVLVTETPNKLPGLVRQMPEMSEKAPEPPVLVTETPNKLPEATPDISDKEPDILTTSVFKAKPNDQGDSQTGGDILASSKSGVTSQGINGPAIGIIVGIIILAVVGIVLKKNWSKIKGKWDSNSTPQARQNADIPRVRQPEEVPLKTNNDQNNPV, from the exons ATGGCCAAGGCTTATTTGACTTTGATTTTTGTTATAACTTTATTAAT AGAATTGAACCACGCAATAGACTTATGGAATATAAGTGAACTAAAAAATGAAGGATTTATTCCATCAAAAGAAAATCGACTTGAAAAAAGAGATGCAGAACAGGTGGGTTCGTTCGATGAAGGCAGTGGAGATGAAGATGATAAAGTAAttccaattttaaaaaacataacagaaaaaaatttaaatggaacAGACCTGAGAGAACTATCGGAGGATATGTTGGATGAGAAAGAgaatttggaaaatttaaatactCTAGTATTAGACAATAATGCAATAGAAGCCATTGACACagag gtttttataaattttttaaacttgaaacACTTGAGTATGAAAGATAACAAATTGTCATCGTTGGATACTGAGACGTTTACAGACTTAGCAAAATTGACAGAGTTAAATTTGGATAAAAATCCACTGGAATTACCAGAAAATTCACACTTTTTGACAATAATTTCTCTGAGGAATCTCACAATGTCCGAATGTAAACTGACATCGATTCCAGAAAATACCTTCGATGGGATGACGGGACTGGAATTATTGGACATAGGCAGAAATCCGATTAGTGAAACCACG cCCATTACTAAAGGATTATTTGAACCACTGAGTAATTTAAGCACGTTGATATTGCCTTCTAGTGCATCAGACGACTTAATGAAGGAAGTATGCAAAAGTCACGCATTGTTACAGAAGATATGTGTGGATATGTGTGATTCCAGCAAAGATCACTCTTGCAGTGAGCAAAGTCCACCGAATACTG ACTTCTATTTTACAGAAGAACCTTCAAATCCATTATTGAAAACTACTATTGCGGAAGAGGGAATAgcaggaataaaaaaaatatcagatgAAGTACATGAAACACTAGTTAAGGTAGCAGTTAGCGGAGTTGAGGCAATGCGAAAAGTATCTGATGAAGCTACAAATACAGGAGATGTAATAAAAGAAACAGTAGCTAAGGCAATAGATAAACTGCCAGGATTAGTTAGACAAATGCCAGGGATGTCCGAAAAAGCACCTGAACCTCCGGTATTAGTAACTGAAACACCCAATAAACTGCCAGGATTAGTTAGACAAATGCCAGAGATGTCCGAAAAAGCACCTGAACCTCCGGTATTAGTAACTGAAACACCCAATAAACTGCCAGGATTAGTTAGACAAATGCCAGAGATGTCCGAAAAAGCACCTGAACCTCCGGTATTAGTAACTGAAACACCCAATAAACTGCCAGGATTAGTTAGACAAATGCCAGAGATGTCCGAAAAAGCACCCGAACCTCCGGTATTAGTAACTGAAACACCCAATAAACTGCCGGAAGCAACACCAGATATAAGTGATAAAGAGCCCGACATATTAACGACATCAGTATTTAAAGCTAAACCTAATGACCAAGGAGATAGCCAAACAGGAGGAGATATACTTGCCTCGTCTAAGTCCGGAGTGACGAGTCAAGGTATTAACGGACCAGCAATTGGCATTATAGTAGGAATAATCATTTTAGCGGTCGTTGGAATCGTTCTCAAAAAGAACTGGAGCAAAATAAAAGGCAAATGGGATTCCAATTCTACACCACAGGCTAGACAGAATGCAGATATCCCAAGAGTGAGGCAGCCGGAAGAAGTGCCACTCAAAACAAACAACGACCAAAACAATCCAGTTTAA